One Opisthocomus hoazin isolate bOpiHoa1 chromosome 25, bOpiHoa1.hap1, whole genome shotgun sequence DNA window includes the following coding sequences:
- the NRAS gene encoding GTPase NRas, with protein MTEYKLVVVGAGGVGKSALTIQLIQNHFVDEYDPTIEDSYRKQVVIDGETCLLDILDTAGQEEYSAMRDQYMRTGEGFLCVFAINNSKSFADINLYREQIKRVKDSDDVPMVLVGNKCDLPTRTVDTKQAQELAKSYGIPFIETSAKTRQGVEDAFYTLVREIRQYRMKKLNSSEDGNQGCMGLSCIVM; from the exons ATGACCGAGTACAAGTTGGTGGTGGTGGGCGCCGGCGGCGTCGGCAAGAGCGCGCTGACCATCCAGCTCATCCAGAACCACTTCGTGGACGAGTACGACCCCACCATCGAG GATTCATATAGAAAGCAGGTTGTTATTGATGGAGAGACGTGCTTGTTAGACATTCTGGACACTGCGGGACAGGAAGAGTATAGTGCCATGCGTGATCAGTACATGAGAACTGGGGAAGGATTCCTCTGTGTTTTTGCCATTAACAACAGTAAATCGTTTGCTGATATTAACCTTTACAG aGAACAGATCAAGAGAGTGAAAGATTCAGATGATGTGCCAATGGTGCTAGTCGGGAATAAGTGTGATTTGCCCACAAGAACAGTAGACACAAAACAGGCTCAAGAATTAGCAAAAAGCTACGGAATTCCCTTCATAGAGACATCTGCTAAAACAAGACAG GGTGTGGAAGATGCTTTTTACACACTGGTGAGAGAGATCCGGCAGTACCGGATGAAAAAACTCAACAGCAGTGAAGATGGAAATCAAGGCTGTATGGGATTGTCTTGCATTGTGATGTGA